The Vibrio echinoideorum genome includes a region encoding these proteins:
- a CDS encoding DUF3360 family protein: MSDVVNNANSEVEEKSYKELHRPASEFESRSDYLDHELQIMKPRRFGLNLPGRDFRFELEDLVPALAGTIGIIAMYSAVMMSWADGLTQAWDHVNLGKDFAIEVARVEMLIPALLFCILASGFFNPKANLAGNHGPMIPLIGTIALAGAHPLALAILIGVFGLILSFLKGGSKLVNLTSEGTAGGLLIFLGLTGTMSQINSIQAWAVGLQSSTVEAGSMGYVGLIVLAITIAIYAFLAKVNKRWLAIPVCAFTGLAIALALGAGFDIVFETKMGIPNLNPVYWWGSTSEGWMLGLPNVEHFIASLPFAILAVAMWSPDFLGHRIFQELNYPKRSEKVLMDVDDTMTMCSVRQMVGTAVGGGNITSSWGTYMIPAAIAKRPIPGGAILLGSLCIIVAILGFPMDVAVWPPVMRVALLVGVSLPLLEAGMQMVKDSKDSQAAGICIFGSAVVNPVLAWALTMLLDNNGFIGDKERAKRLSFVDKIVIPVGVLVICLVAMLAVGMLESQYGLKAWL, from the coding sequence ATGTCAGACGTTGTCAATAATGCGAACTCTGAAGTAGAAGAGAAAAGCTATAAAGAGCTACACCGTCCTGCTTCTGAATTTGAGAGCCGCTCAGATTATTTAGATCACGAACTCCAAATCATGAAGCCTCGCCGCTTCGGTTTAAACCTTCCTGGTCGTGATTTCCGCTTTGAACTTGAAGATCTTGTTCCTGCACTTGCTGGTACCATTGGTATCATTGCAATGTACTCAGCAGTAATGATGTCTTGGGCCGATGGCCTAACTCAAGCTTGGGATCACGTAAACCTTGGAAAAGACTTCGCTATCGAAGTTGCTCGTGTAGAAATGCTTATCCCTGCACTGCTGTTCTGTATCCTTGCCTCTGGTTTCTTTAATCCTAAAGCAAACCTTGCTGGCAACCACGGCCCAATGATCCCCCTTATCGGTACCATCGCTCTCGCTGGTGCTCACCCTCTTGCATTGGCAATTCTTATCGGTGTCTTCGGTCTCATCCTAAGTTTCCTAAAAGGCGGCTCTAAACTTGTTAACCTCACTTCGGAAGGTACGGCAGGTGGCTTGCTTATATTCTTAGGCCTGACCGGTACCATGAGTCAAATAAACTCAATTCAAGCATGGGCGGTTGGTCTTCAATCTTCTACAGTTGAAGCGGGTAGCATGGGTTACGTTGGCCTTATCGTTCTTGCTATTACGATTGCTATCTACGCTTTCTTAGCAAAAGTGAACAAGCGTTGGTTGGCTATCCCAGTTTGTGCATTCACAGGTCTTGCTATTGCATTAGCATTGGGGGCAGGTTTCGATATCGTGTTCGAAACCAAAATGGGTATTCCAAACCTAAACCCAGTTTACTGGTGGGGTTCTACTTCTGAAGGTTGGATGCTTGGTTTACCAAACGTTGAACACTTCATTGCTTCTCTACCATTCGCAATTCTTGCAGTAGCAATGTGGTCGCCAGATTTCTTAGGTCACCGCATCTTCCAAGAACTGAACTACCCTAAACGCTCAGAAAAAGTTCTGATGGACGTTGATGACACAATGACTATGTGTTCTGTTCGTCAAATGGTAGGTACTGCTGTTGGTGGTGGTAACATCACTTCTTCTTGGGGTACTTACATGATCCCAGCAGCAATCGCAAAACGTCCAATTCCTGGCGGCGCAATCTTGCTTGGTTCTCTATGTATTATTGTTGCAATCCTTGGTTTCCCAATGGATGTTGCAGTTTGGCCACCAGTAATGCGTGTTGCTCTACTTGTAGGTGTATCACTGCCTCTGCTTGAAGCTGGTATGCAAATGGTTAAGGATTCAAAAGATTCTCAAGCGGCTGGTATCTGTATCTTCGGTTCAGCAGTTGTTAACCCAGTATTAGCATGGGCACTCACTATGCTTCTTGATAACAATGGCTTTATTGGTGATAAAGAGCGTGCGAAGCGTCTATCATTTGTAGACAAGATTGTTATCCCAGTTGGCGTTTTAGTTATCTGTCTAGTAGCAATGCTTGCAGTTGGTATGCTAGAAAGTCAATATGGCCTAAAAGCTTGGCTATAA
- a CDS encoding ABC transporter ATP-binding protein → MKDVPALDIKDLHKTFGQNEVLKGISLSAHKGDVVSIIGSSGSGKSTFLRCINLLETPTAGEIWVNGELIQMKNNRQGVSVPTNEKQVQRIRSRLAMVFQGFNLWSHLTVLENVIEAPVHVLGVPKAQAIENAELLLKKVGLYERKDYYPGHLSGGQQQRAAIARALAVDPEVMLFDEPTSALDPELVGEVLGVMRDLAEEGRTMLVVTHEMAFARDVSNHVMFLHQGLVEEQGDPAKLFTEPESERLKQFISSIY, encoded by the coding sequence ATGAAAGATGTACCGGCGCTGGACATAAAGGATCTACACAAAACGTTTGGTCAAAATGAAGTTTTAAAGGGAATTTCACTTTCTGCGCACAAAGGCGATGTAGTATCGATTATCGGGTCTTCAGGGTCAGGTAAAAGTACTTTCCTTAGATGTATCAACCTTTTAGAAACACCAACTGCTGGCGAGATTTGGGTTAATGGTGAATTAATTCAAATGAAAAACAACCGCCAAGGTGTTTCTGTTCCTACCAATGAAAAACAAGTACAGCGAATCCGTTCTCGTCTGGCAATGGTTTTTCAGGGATTCAATTTATGGTCTCATCTGACCGTTCTCGAAAATGTTATCGAAGCACCTGTTCACGTATTAGGTGTGCCCAAAGCACAAGCGATTGAAAATGCAGAGTTACTGCTGAAGAAAGTAGGCCTGTACGAACGCAAAGATTACTACCCAGGACACTTATCTGGTGGACAACAACAACGTGCAGCTATAGCAAGAGCGTTAGCGGTCGATCCGGAAGTTATGTTATTTGATGAGCCAACATCGGCGCTTGACCCAGAGTTAGTCGGTGAAGTTCTTGGTGTAATGCGTGATCTAGCAGAAGAAGGAAGAACCATGCTTGTGGTAACACATGAGATGGCTTTTGCTCGTGACGTATCAAACCACGTGATGTTCTTGCATCAAGGTCTAGTGGAAGAGCAGGGTGATCCAGCTAAACTGTTTACGGAACCTGAATCTGAGCGATTGAAACAGTTTATCTCTTCGATTTATTAA
- a CDS encoding ABC transporter substrate-binding protein: MKKWLLVAALAATAATGVAQAKEWKTVRFGIEGAYPPFSWTEADGSLKGFDVDMANALCTEMQVKCKIVAQDWDGIIPSLLARKYDAIIAAMSITEERKKKIDFTGKYALIPNKFIAKKDAGLNFDDLSGQKIAVQRATTHDKYLTDNYGDSVEIVRYGSFDEAYLDLANGRVVAVLGDASALEEGVLNKAGGEAYEFVGPSLTDPKWFGDGFGIALRKQDKDLTKQLDAAILSLREKGIYQDIAAKYFNYDVYGK, from the coding sequence ATGAAAAAGTGGTTATTAGTCGCGGCACTTGCTGCAACTGCTGCAACGGGCGTAGCTCAAGCAAAAGAATGGAAAACAGTACGCTTCGGTATTGAAGGTGCTTACCCTCCATTCAGCTGGACTGAAGCTGACGGTTCACTAAAAGGCTTCGATGTCGATATGGCTAACGCGCTTTGTACTGAAATGCAGGTGAAGTGTAAGATCGTTGCACAAGACTGGGACGGTATTATTCCTTCTCTACTTGCTCGTAAATATGATGCGATCATTGCGGCAATGTCTATCACGGAAGAGCGTAAGAAAAAAATCGATTTCACTGGTAAATACGCACTTATCCCAAACAAATTCATCGCTAAAAAAGATGCAGGACTTAACTTTGATGACCTAAGTGGTCAAAAAATTGCAGTTCAGCGTGCAACAACTCACGACAAATACCTAACAGATAACTACGGTGATTCAGTAGAGATCGTTCGTTACGGTTCATTTGACGAAGCTTACCTTGATCTAGCCAACGGACGTGTTGTAGCTGTACTTGGTGATGCGTCTGCTCTTGAAGAAGGCGTTCTAAACAAAGCTGGTGGTGAAGCTTACGAGTTTGTTGGCCCATCACTAACGGATCCTAAATGGTTCGGTGACGGTTTTGGTATTGCACTACGCAAGCAAGATAAAGATCTGACTAAACAGCTAGATGCTGCAATCCTTTCACTACGTGAAAAAGGCATCTACCAAGATATCGCTGCTAAATACTTCAATTACGACGTATACGGTAAGTAA
- a CDS encoding ABC transporter permease, with protein sequence MFDLLGYEASILKGAVLTIEVALLSLILAMVLGMLGALAKLAPYRWARAIATLYTTVIRGIPDLVLMMLIFFGGQILLNNSLYSINEWLNEWFTSSDPNHEWTAYLPDYIDVSPFIAGVLTIGFIFGAYMAETFRGAIMAVDSGEMEAAKAYGMGPVLAFRRILLPQMIRHALPGFGNNWLVLLKTTALVSIIGLEDMVRVSTLAAGSTKMPFTFYMAVALIFLFFTSVSTGLLKLVERKFSIHAR encoded by the coding sequence ATGTTTGATTTACTAGGATATGAAGCTTCGATCCTGAAAGGGGCGGTGCTTACAATTGAAGTTGCTTTGCTATCGCTAATTTTAGCTATGGTTCTTGGTATGCTAGGTGCCTTGGCAAAGTTAGCGCCATACCGCTGGGCTCGCGCTATTGCAACCCTCTACACAACTGTTATTCGAGGCATCCCTGATCTCGTATTGATGATGTTGATTTTCTTTGGTGGACAAATCCTTTTAAACAACAGTTTGTATTCCATCAATGAGTGGCTCAATGAGTGGTTCACTTCGAGTGATCCTAACCATGAATGGACCGCTTACTTACCTGATTATATCGATGTCAGTCCGTTTATTGCCGGTGTATTAACGATTGGCTTTATTTTTGGTGCTTACATGGCTGAAACATTCCGTGGTGCAATCATGGCTGTTGACAGCGGTGAAATGGAAGCGGCCAAGGCTTACGGCATGGGTCCAGTTTTAGCGTTCCGTCGTATTCTACTTCCACAAATGATTCGTCACGCATTGCCAGGTTTCGGTAATAACTGGTTAGTACTGCTCAAAACGACGGCTTTAGTATCCATTATTGGATTAGAGGATATGGTACGTGTCAGCACGTTGGCAGCAGGTTCAACCAAAATGCCATTCACGTTTTATATGGCAGTAGCACTTATCTTCTTATTCTTTACAAGTGTTTCGACTGGCTTACTTAAGCTTGTTGAACGTAAATTCAGCATTCACGCGAGGTAG
- a CDS encoding ABC transporter permease translates to MDFSLIIESLPIYLSGLWTTAWMVCVALIIGLCVAIPLAISRNSPNMLINAPAWSFIYFFRGTPLLVQLYLIYYGMDQFFPVKDTLWENAWFCALVAFILNTSAYTAEIIRGAINGLPKGEVEAAKAYGMSTAKTYRRIILPSALRRALPAYSNEVIFMLHGSAVAGIVTIMDLTGAARLVNSRYYAPFESFLTAGLFYMALTFIIIAIFKFAEKRFLAYLRPLS, encoded by the coding sequence ATGGACTTTTCATTGATTATTGAAAGCCTACCAATTTATCTTAGTGGTTTATGGACAACGGCTTGGATGGTTTGCGTAGCTTTGATTATTGGCCTATGTGTAGCCATACCATTAGCTATTTCTCGTAACAGTCCCAATATGCTGATTAATGCCCCAGCTTGGTCATTCATTTATTTCTTCCGTGGGACACCATTATTGGTGCAGTTGTACCTGATTTATTACGGGATGGATCAGTTCTTCCCAGTGAAAGACACACTATGGGAAAACGCGTGGTTCTGTGCATTGGTTGCATTTATTCTCAACACGTCTGCATACACAGCAGAGATCATTCGTGGTGCAATTAACGGTTTACCTAAAGGTGAAGTTGAAGCGGCAAAAGCGTACGGTATGAGTACAGCGAAGACTTATCGTCGCATCATTTTACCAAGTGCTTTGCGTCGAGCATTGCCAGCTTATAGTAATGAAGTCATCTTTATGCTTCATGGCTCTGCAGTTGCAGGTATTGTAACGATTATGGATCTGACTGGTGCAGCACGTTTGGTAAACTCACGTTACTACGCTCCATTCGAGTCTTTCTTAACAGCAGGTCTTTTCTACATGGCGCTAACGTTTATCATCATCGCGATTTTCAAATTCGCAGAGAAGCGTTTCCTAGCTTACCTAAGACCACTTAGTTAA
- the xthA gene encoding exodeoxyribonuclease III → MKVISFNINGLRARLHQLQAIIDKHQPDVIGLQEIKVHDEAFPLADVEAMGYKVYFHGQKAHYGVAMLCKQEPISVQKGFPTDNEDHQKRMIMATFEDENGEKVTVLNGYFPQGDNIKHETKYPYKRQFYKDLMTYLNDYHNKDEQVIVMGDINISPIDADIGIGEPNAKRWLKTGKCSFQPEEREWLKTLMDWGFVDSFRLLHPEVNDQYSWFDYRSKGFVDNRGLRIDVVLATQKLADKCTEAGIDYELRGIEKPSDHAPIWSTFK, encoded by the coding sequence ATGAAAGTAATTAGCTTCAACATCAATGGCCTTAGAGCCCGCCTTCACCAACTGCAAGCGATTATCGACAAACACCAACCTGACGTGATTGGTCTTCAAGAAATTAAAGTACACGATGAAGCCTTCCCGCTCGCTGATGTTGAAGCGATGGGTTACAAGGTTTACTTCCATGGCCAAAAAGCGCACTACGGTGTGGCTATGCTGTGTAAGCAAGAACCTATCTCTGTGCAGAAAGGTTTTCCTACAGACAATGAAGACCATCAAAAGCGTATGATCATGGCGACTTTTGAAGACGAAAACGGTGAAAAAGTTACCGTGCTCAATGGCTACTTCCCTCAAGGGGATAACATCAAGCACGAGACTAAATACCCATACAAGCGTCAGTTCTACAAAGACTTGATGACTTACCTAAATGACTACCACAACAAAGATGAACAAGTCATTGTGATGGGCGACATTAACATCAGCCCTATCGACGCAGACATCGGCATCGGTGAACCTAACGCGAAACGTTGGTTGAAAACCGGTAAGTGTTCTTTCCAACCAGAAGAGCGCGAATGGCTGAAAACATTGATGGATTGGGGATTTGTAGACAGCTTCCGTCTATTACACCCAGAAGTAAACGACCAGTACTCATGGTTTGATTACCGTTCGAAAGGTTTCGTGGACAACCGCGGCCTACGCATTGATGTAGTACTTGCGACTCAGAAACTTGCTGATAAATGTACTGAAGCAGGCATCGATTACGAACTGCGTGGCATTGAAAAGCCATCTGATCACGCACCAATTTGGTCAACGTTTAAATAG
- a CDS encoding S9 family peptidase codes for MRFAFTTLAVSVALVAGCSNQGIPTMNHYSQSQLVVQQTQAPVAKKVPHAMTIHGDTRIDDYYWMRDDEREDPEILQHLEQENQYAETVLKHTEALQEQLFEEIKGRIAKDDNSVPVRKGRYYYSNEVTGDNEYEVHLRAKDFAGTDKQVILNVNALAKEHEFFSIGGLTISPNENLLAYGEDTLSRRVYTIKIKDLTTGEYLTDEIEGASSSIAWQNDNQAFYYIKKDPQTLLGYQVLRHILGTTQTSDELIYEETDSAYYTGLSKSKDSEQVYIWHSSTETSGVSVIDANDPHARAEPFYPQETGIEYSIAKSVNWYYIYTNYQAVNFRLMKATTEDMHDRSKWVDVIPADDNTQLVDFELFDDHLVYEQRANGLSTVKVRQLSTGKEFPLEFNDTAFAAYLTGNYELDNSKVRVYYSSLTTPGTYYDFDLNTGESELMKQTPVLGDFEADNYQSERIMVTARDGKQVPVSLVYRKDLFKKDGTNPIYQYGYGSYGSTIEPTFRSARLSLLDRGFVYAIAHIRGSEMLGRPWYEDGKKLTKQNTFNDFIDVTKGLVEEGYGAQDKVFAVGGSAGGLLMGAIINQAPELYRGIGAHVPFVDVVTTMLDESIPLTTNEYDEWGNPNDKTYYDYMLGYSPYDNIKVQNYPNMLVTTGLHDSQVQYFEPMKWVAKLREMKTDNNVLLFKTDMEAGHGGASGRFKRLKEDALEYAFFLDLLKTQ; via the coding sequence ATGCGTTTCGCTTTCACCACATTAGCCGTATCGGTCGCACTTGTCGCCGGATGCAGCAATCAAGGAATACCAACCATGAACCACTACTCTCAATCGCAACTCGTCGTTCAGCAAACCCAAGCACCCGTTGCTAAGAAAGTCCCTCATGCAATGACAATTCATGGTGACACCCGAATCGATGATTACTACTGGATGCGTGACGACGAACGCGAAGATCCAGAAATTTTGCAACACCTTGAGCAAGAGAATCAATACGCAGAGACCGTGTTGAAACACACTGAAGCATTACAAGAACAGTTATTTGAAGAGATCAAAGGGCGAATCGCGAAAGACGATAATTCGGTACCGGTACGTAAAGGCCGCTACTACTATTCGAATGAAGTCACAGGTGACAACGAATACGAAGTTCACTTGCGTGCAAAAGACTTTGCTGGCACAGACAAGCAAGTCATCTTAAACGTTAACGCACTGGCAAAAGAACATGAATTCTTCAGTATTGGTGGCTTGACGATCAGCCCAAATGAAAACTTGTTGGCCTATGGAGAAGATACGCTGAGCCGCCGAGTTTACACAATAAAGATTAAAGACCTTACGACCGGTGAATATCTAACGGATGAAATTGAAGGTGCCTCGAGTTCAATTGCATGGCAAAACGACAACCAAGCCTTCTATTACATCAAGAAAGATCCGCAAACGCTGCTGGGTTACCAAGTTCTCCGCCATATATTAGGCACAACTCAGACAAGCGATGAGCTAATCTACGAAGAAACCGACAGCGCTTACTACACTGGCTTAAGTAAGAGTAAAGATAGTGAACAGGTCTACATTTGGCATTCGAGCACAGAAACCAGCGGTGTTTCAGTCATAGATGCCAACGACCCACACGCGAGAGCGGAACCTTTTTACCCACAAGAAACGGGCATTGAGTACAGCATCGCTAAATCGGTTAACTGGTACTACATCTACACCAACTACCAAGCGGTCAACTTCCGTTTAATGAAAGCCACAACCGAAGACATGCACGACCGTTCAAAATGGGTCGATGTCATCCCAGCCGACGATAATACTCAACTTGTTGATTTCGAGTTGTTTGATGACCATCTTGTTTACGAGCAACGTGCAAATGGCTTATCTACAGTGAAAGTACGTCAACTATCAACGGGCAAAGAGTTCCCACTTGAATTTAACGATACCGCTTTTGCCGCTTACCTAACAGGTAACTATGAATTAGATAACTCAAAAGTTCGTGTTTATTACAGCAGCCTAACCACGCCGGGCACTTACTATGATTTCGACCTAAATACAGGTGAATCCGAGCTAATGAAGCAAACACCCGTATTAGGTGATTTCGAAGCGGATAATTACCAATCAGAGCGAATCATGGTAACGGCTCGCGATGGTAAGCAAGTTCCTGTCTCTTTGGTTTATCGTAAAGATTTATTCAAGAAAGACGGCACTAATCCAATCTACCAATATGGCTACGGATCTTACGGTTCAACGATTGAACCGACCTTCCGATCAGCTCGTCTAAGCCTACTTGATCGAGGCTTCGTTTATGCGATCGCACATATTCGTGGTTCAGAAATGCTTGGTCGCCCTTGGTATGAAGACGGAAAAAAGCTGACCAAACAAAACACGTTTAATGACTTTATCGATGTAACCAAAGGGCTAGTTGAAGAAGGCTACGGTGCTCAAGATAAAGTATTTGCGGTGGGCGGCTCTGCTGGCGGTCTACTGATGGGCGCAATCATCAACCAAGCACCAGAACTGTACCGTGGTATTGGTGCTCATGTTCCGTTTGTAGACGTGGTAACAACCATGCTTGATGAATCGATCCCTCTAACCACAAACGAATATGACGAATGGGGCAATCCGAACGATAAAACCTACTACGATTACATGCTGGGTTACTCGCCATACGACAACATTAAGGTACAAAACTACCCGAACATGCTGGTAACAACAGGTCTGCATGACTCACAGGTACAGTACTTTGAACCAATGAAGTGGGTGGCGAAACTGCGTGAAATGAAAACAGACAACAATGTACTGCTGTTCAAAACCGATATGGAAGCCGGTCACGGTGGTGCTTCTGGTCGATTTAAACGATTGAAAGAAGACGCACTTGAATACGCTTTCTTTTTAGACTTGCTAAAGACTCAATAG
- the emrD gene encoding multidrug efflux MFS transporter EmrD, with protein sequence MSASFPLVKLTFLIAILTAVGQMTQTMYVPSIGHMSGEFLVSASSLQAVMACYLIPYGLSQFVYGPLSDRLGRKPIIVAGLIIYIIGTLVALFAHEYEWFLAGSFVQGLGIGCGGAMSRTLTRDCFEGAELHRANSLISMCVIFSPLMAPVLGGYLTEAFGWRSSYLFLALFGIAVVITMMTSMMETLPKERRKHESVVNSYKFVLSDKRFQGFLLVLVATFAGVAVFEAAAGVLLGGVLGLPATTVSLLFVLPIPGYLVGAGLSSYIAQRRSERRALNFGLVAILVGSAVVLIPGLFGQTTALTLIGGATIYFLGAGILFPAATTGALSPFPYHAGTGGAILGGMQNLGAGIATLLASFFPAQDQLPLGCLMIVMSFIVMLGLRWVNRKHDHSNEMPLAI encoded by the coding sequence ATGTCTGCCTCGTTTCCATTAGTGAAACTTACCTTTTTAATCGCAATTCTGACTGCCGTAGGTCAAATGACTCAAACGATGTACGTGCCTTCTATCGGTCATATGTCGGGTGAGTTCTTGGTTTCTGCGTCTTCACTTCAAGCAGTGATGGCGTGTTACCTGATCCCTTACGGTCTGTCACAATTTGTCTACGGTCCGCTTTCTGATCGCCTAGGTCGTAAACCCATCATCGTTGCTGGTTTGATCATCTATATCATCGGTACTTTGGTGGCATTATTCGCTCATGAATATGAATGGTTCTTAGCAGGTAGCTTTGTCCAAGGCTTGGGCATCGGTTGTGGCGGTGCGATGTCTCGTACATTGACTCGCGACTGCTTTGAAGGCGCAGAGCTGCACCGTGCAAACAGTTTAATCAGCATGTGTGTGATTTTCTCACCATTGATGGCTCCTGTATTGGGTGGTTACCTAACAGAAGCTTTCGGCTGGCGTTCTAGCTACTTGTTCCTTGCGCTGTTTGGTATCGCTGTTGTGATCACCATGATGACGAGCATGATGGAAACACTACCAAAAGAGCGACGTAAACATGAATCGGTTGTAAACAGCTACAAATTCGTTCTTTCTGACAAACGTTTCCAAGGTTTCTTGCTGGTACTAGTCGCAACATTTGCTGGCGTAGCCGTATTTGAAGCAGCGGCAGGTGTACTGCTTGGCGGCGTACTTGGCTTACCTGCAACCACAGTAAGCTTATTGTTTGTCTTACCCATTCCGGGCTACTTAGTGGGTGCTGGCTTATCTAGTTATATCGCACAACGTCGCTCTGAACGTCGGGCACTGAATTTTGGTCTAGTCGCGATCTTAGTAGGCTCAGCAGTGGTATTGATACCGGGTCTTTTTGGTCAAACGACAGCATTGACGTTGATTGGCGGTGCAACCATTTACTTCTTGGGCGCTGGCATCCTCTTCCCAGCAGCAACAACCGGAGCACTTTCTCCATTCCCATATCACGCTGGCACTGGAGGCGCGATCTTAGGTGGCATGCAGAACCTAGGTGCTGGCATCGCAACATTATTGGCATCGTTCTTCCCTGCTCAAGACCAGTTGCCACTCGGTTGTTTGATGATCGTAATGTCATTTATCGTCATGCTTGGTTTACGTTGGGTCAATCGTAAACATGACCACTCAAATGAAATGCCATTGGCTATCTAA
- a CDS encoding methyl-accepting chemotaxis protein — MRSLSVQWKITLLAGCCLIITSLSLIGFSIYNATSNQQVIKSQSSESVINKTEQLLASVSQLNAQETQRYVDEAIYRAEMLASSAQFLKNNADENFTPSEELRTALDEMVRRSVLNFDSIQGAYLVFQPDLLDGEDANYVDADYVGSNEKGRFAPYWKVADNGENVLSNVISEAILNDDSNSERFYCPLSSGQTCISTPRVVNSGGTTLLTSSISVPILVDDVAIGFLGIDLRLDGLVNVVTQSDQSLFNGAGAAYVVSLDGSVIASDDKSIAVGSSFQSDNTNSDLMTDFIFGGEVTTQWSENGEWLLAFAPVVAANQTWGVLFEIPRESVVADASKLDSIISTKVSEGIQTEVIAGIVFILFGLAIIAFASLSIVKPIRQVVERLNDIASGEGDLTQRLEVKSKDEIGQLSKGFNLFLDKLQHTIKEVIQTTEQVASTTSQAKASASSTRESSESQFKEVDLVATAAEEMTQTSGLVVQNAEIAVDAACEANRSAQQGQQVIELSAGEMRKLVERMSSAVPIVEELAKNNGNITEILSVIEGISEQTNLLALNAAIEAARAGEQGRGFAVVADEVRNLASRTQSSVGEIRAVIDKVHAGTQDVVEAIQEGNILANDTALHVQKAVEDLGSIFTSIEAISDMNSQIVRAAEEQRSVSGEVNQSVVNIRDLSAKILDQAAASEQVGTEIDHLSQKQKKLVNQFKV, encoded by the coding sequence ATGCGCTCACTATCGGTACAGTGGAAAATCACCCTGCTTGCAGGCTGCTGTCTAATCATTACTTCACTGTCTCTTATTGGTTTCTCGATCTACAACGCGACGAGTAATCAACAAGTCATAAAATCTCAAAGTTCAGAATCGGTTATCAACAAGACCGAGCAACTATTAGCGTCAGTTTCTCAGCTCAATGCACAGGAAACCCAGCGTTATGTCGACGAAGCCATCTATCGCGCCGAGATGCTAGCGTCTAGTGCTCAGTTTCTTAAGAACAATGCAGACGAAAACTTTACGCCAAGTGAAGAGTTACGTACGGCATTAGATGAAATGGTGCGTCGTTCAGTTTTAAATTTCGATTCAATTCAAGGGGCATATTTAGTTTTCCAGCCTGATTTACTTGATGGTGAAGATGCTAATTATGTCGATGCTGACTATGTTGGATCCAATGAAAAAGGCCGTTTTGCACCTTATTGGAAAGTAGCAGACAACGGTGAGAATGTTCTCTCGAACGTAATTTCAGAAGCTATCTTGAATGATGACAGCAACAGTGAACGTTTTTACTGCCCATTGTCATCGGGTCAAACATGTATCAGTACCCCAAGAGTGGTAAACAGTGGCGGTACAACGTTACTTACTTCTTCAATCTCAGTGCCTATCTTGGTTGATGATGTTGCCATCGGTTTCCTGGGGATCGATTTAAGGCTTGATGGTTTGGTCAATGTTGTGACTCAATCTGATCAAAGCTTATTTAATGGTGCCGGTGCGGCTTATGTTGTGAGCCTAGACGGTTCTGTTATCGCTTCTGATGATAAAAGCATTGCTGTTGGTTCTAGCTTTCAAAGTGACAATACAAACAGCGACTTGATGACCGACTTTATCTTTGGTGGTGAGGTGACGACTCAATGGAGCGAGAATGGTGAGTGGTTACTCGCGTTTGCTCCTGTTGTAGCTGCTAACCAAACGTGGGGTGTGCTATTTGAGATCCCGCGAGAGAGTGTGGTCGCCGATGCGAGTAAATTGGATTCAATTATTAGTACGAAGGTAAGCGAAGGCATCCAAACAGAAGTCATTGCAGGTATCGTCTTTATTCTTTTCGGTTTAGCTATTATCGCGTTTGCTTCACTGTCTATTGTTAAGCCTATCCGACAAGTGGTAGAGCGACTTAACGATATAGCTTCGGGTGAGGGTGACTTAACTCAGCGTCTAGAAGTTAAGTCTAAAGACGAAATTGGTCAGCTATCTAAAGGCTTTAACTTATTCTTAGATAAGCTTCAGCATACGATTAAAGAAGTGATCCAAACAACGGAACAAGTCGCAAGCACGACAAGTCAAGCGAAGGCATCGGCGTCAAGTACACGTGAAAGCAGCGAGTCTCAATTTAAAGAAGTTGATTTAGTGGCGACTGCCGCAGAAGAGATGACTCAGACTTCTGGATTAGTAGTACAAAATGCAGAAATAGCCGTTGATGCAGCTTGTGAAGCGAATCGTTCAGCTCAACAAGGGCAACAAGTTATTGAGCTTTCTGCAGGCGAAATGAGAAAGCTTGTTGAACGTATGTCGAGCGCGGTTCCGATTGTTGAAGAGCTAGCGAAGAATAATGGAAACATCACTGAGATCTTAAGTGTTATCGAAGGGATCTCAGAGCAAACCAACTTACTAGCCTTGAATGCTGCTATTGAAGCCGCGAGGGCAGGGGAACAAGGTCGAGGTTTTGCTGTGGTTGCTGATGAAGTTCGAAACCTAGCGAGTCGTACGCAGTCCTCGGTTGGTGAAATTAGAGCTGTGATCGATAAGGTTCACGCTGGAACGCAAGACGTTGTTGAGGCAATACAAGAAGGCAACATACTGGCGAACGATACAGCGCTGCACGTTCAGAAAGCGGTTGAAGATCTGGGTTCGATCTTTACTTCTATTGAGGCGATCAGTGATATGAACAGTCAGATCGTGAGAGCAGCTGAAGAGCAGCGTTCGGTTTCTGGTGAAGTGAATCAAAGTGTGGTTAACATACGTGATCTAAGTGCGAAGATTTTGGACCAAGCAGCAGCTTCTGAGCAAGTAGGTACTGAAATTGACCACCTGTCTCAAAAGCAAAAGAAATTGGTTAATCAGTTCAAGGTCTAG